A genomic segment from Pseudobacteriovorax antillogorgiicola encodes:
- a CDS encoding Rpn family recombination-promoting nuclease/putative transposase yields the protein MSKHNDSDSQPTPFDPAYTQLFSYPKMVRDLLVNFVKQPWVNDIDWDSLHTLSPKFVTKKLRKRESDIIWKAKWHDRDLYIILFLEFQSSVDRFMPVRILAYVNLLFLQLVKEGKITDKLPPVLPLVLYNGEKEWKAGVSMADLLHPDCPDALKPYQPEIQFFLLDEKRVPVSDDDISSDNLVAPIFALEQADQKNLYTTFLLLKRVLESSPEFADIAQAFIAYVTAVTRAEERDPSIKVKSLDEVEIMLSKKIDNWIAEGEARGEARGEARGEARGEAKGKEKGRKEAQQAIALALIQKGLDKMLIAEATELPIEEIEALTKDI from the coding sequence ATGTCAAAACACAATGATAGCGATTCACAGCCAACCCCTTTTGATCCAGCCTACACCCAGCTATTCTCCTATCCAAAAATGGTGAGAGACTTGCTGGTGAACTTTGTCAAGCAGCCATGGGTCAATGATATAGACTGGGATAGCCTCCATACCCTAAGCCCCAAGTTTGTCACGAAAAAGCTCAGAAAGCGTGAATCGGACATCATTTGGAAGGCGAAGTGGCATGATAGAGACCTCTACATTATCCTATTTCTTGAGTTCCAGAGTTCTGTAGATCGATTCATGCCGGTTAGAATTCTCGCCTACGTCAACTTGTTGTTTCTACAGCTTGTGAAAGAAGGAAAAATAACTGATAAGCTTCCGCCTGTGCTGCCTTTAGTGTTATATAATGGAGAAAAGGAGTGGAAGGCAGGCGTCTCAATGGCTGATTTGCTGCATCCTGATTGTCCTGATGCTTTGAAGCCGTACCAGCCCGAGATCCAGTTTTTTCTGCTTGATGAAAAACGTGTGCCAGTGAGCGATGACGACATCAGCTCCGATAATCTTGTGGCACCGATATTTGCCTTAGAGCAGGCGGATCAGAAGAATCTCTACACTACGTTTTTGCTGCTAAAACGGGTTTTGGAAAGTTCTCCTGAGTTTGCTGATATAGCTCAAGCTTTCATAGCGTATGTTACTGCTGTAACACGCGCGGAGGAAAGAGATCCTTCCATTAAAGTGAAAAGTTTAGACGAGGTTGAAATCATGCTTTCGAAAAAGATCGATAATTGGATTGCTGAAGGCGAAGCCAGGGGTGAAGCCAGGGGTGAAGCCAGGGGTGAAGCCAGGGGTGAAGCCAAAGGAAAAGAAAAAGGCAGAAAAGAGGCCCAGCAAGCCATAGCCCTTGCTCTAATTCAAAAAGGTCTCGACAAGATGCTTATTGCTGAAGCTACTGAGCTGCCCATCGAGGAAATCGAGGCACTCACCAAAGACATTTGA
- a CDS encoding PepSY domain-containing protein — MSPRIRMSRWARRWHYKVAITATLPILTIIISGLLLQIKKEWSWIQPPTQRAQAYVLDISFEDVLSQARSQAEHGRIESWSDVSRLDVRPDRGIIKVRLKDGWELQLDAASGLLLQEAYRRSDIIEAIHDGSFFHDHARLWIFLPAALLLLFLSISGVMMFLVQEYNRRASKQVRKQRLAA; from the coding sequence ATGTCTCCACGAATTCGAATGTCTCGTTGGGCTCGCCGTTGGCACTATAAAGTCGCAATCACAGCAACGCTTCCCATATTGACTATAATTATCAGCGGACTCCTACTACAGATCAAAAAGGAATGGAGCTGGATTCAACCACCTACTCAAAGAGCCCAGGCCTATGTCCTGGACATTAGCTTTGAAGATGTTCTCAGTCAGGCGCGAAGCCAAGCAGAACATGGCCGAATAGAAAGTTGGTCTGACGTATCGAGACTTGATGTGAGGCCAGATCGCGGCATAATCAAAGTAAGGCTAAAAGATGGCTGGGAACTACAGTTAGACGCTGCCAGCGGACTTCTGCTTCAGGAAGCTTATCGACGATCGGATATCATAGAAGCAATTCATGACGGTAGTTTCTTTCATGATCATGCTCGCCTTTGGATTTTCTTACCTGCGGCTCTCTTACTTTTGTTCCTATCGATTTCAGGAGTGATGATGTTCTTAGTTCAAGAATATAATAGACGGGCGAGTAAACAGGTGCGCAAGCAGCGTTTGGCAGCGTAA
- a CDS encoding DUF1801 domain-containing protein: MAKKIKLKTSKTNASPNAFLNSISDERLRKDSKTLLKLFKDATDMKPKMWGHSIIGFGEYTYHRSNGDEGQFMACGFSPRKSGPTLYIMPGYTDYSSLLEKLGPHRLGKSCLYLKSLDGIDLKVVTKLIQVGLKDLKKKYETNF, encoded by the coding sequence ATGGCCAAGAAAATTAAGCTAAAAACATCAAAGACTAACGCAAGCCCAAATGCATTTCTAAACAGCATCTCAGATGAGCGACTTCGTAAAGATAGCAAGACTCTATTGAAACTATTCAAAGACGCCACTGACATGAAACCAAAAATGTGGGGCCATTCCATCATTGGCTTTGGTGAATACACCTACCACCGTTCTAATGGCGATGAGGGCCAATTTATGGCATGCGGATTTAGCCCAAGGAAAAGTGGGCCTACCCTGTATATCATGCCAGGCTATACAGATTACAGTTCCTTGCTAGAGAAACTAGGTCCTCATAGGCTTGGAAAATCTTGCCTCTATTTGAAATCTCTTGATGGTATAGATTTAAAGGTTGTCACCAAGTTGATCCAAGTTGGGCTCAAGGACTTGAAGAAAAAATACGAGACCAACTTCTAA
- a CDS encoding WD40/YVTN/BNR-like repeat-containing protein codes for MSKVLDLSHLYQISEVHMSLKQFAYMLTVTTSMALQSNCHAQNPPPILGKDIAKSLELRELGPAFMSGRISDIAIHPKQPHTWYIGVGSGGVWKTNNAGVQWQPIFDEQSVYSIGALAIDPNAPETIWVGTGENVGGRHVSFGDGVYRSLNGGKDWQNMGLKNSEHISKIIVHPKDSKTLWVAAQGPLWSSGGERGLYLSRDGGKSWKKTLGDKEWTGVTDLVIHPKNPDILFAATWQRHRTVASYMGGGPKTALYRSDDGGESWRKLSAGLPKESMGKIGLGISPINPDIVYAAIELHRRQGAIYRSDDGGNNWQKMSDTVSGGTGPHYYQELYVSPHKLDLIYLADVWLQVSEDGGKTFRKLENQQKHSDHHALAFKDDDPNFMLLGSDGGLYESYDKGDSWRYVENLPTLQFYKVAVDDAKPFYNIYGGTQDNASQRGPSRTLNNYGIQNADWSVVLSGDGHQPATEPGTDKFFYAQWQQGQIHRIDSLTGEKVSIRPQPGKNDPIERVNWDAPIVVDPSTPQRIYFGSQRLWRSDDRGDSWTAISPDLTRNETRLDLPIMGRKWGWNAHWDVYAMSDFNTITNISPSPKDPNLVYVGTDDGIIQITEDGGKSWRKVDVESLPDVPARAFVNDIKADRFNTNRVYVALDHHKEGDFKPYVYVSDNRGRSWRSLRGNLPDNHLAWRIVQDPKKANILYLGTEFGLFVSLNSGKAWTKLGNLPTISVRDIAIHERENDLIVATFGRGIWVLDDLSPLQEFSPEINKTVAHLFPVRDAWWYIEKQPYGFGKYGFQGASKFFADNPPYGAVFQVFVSEDLKSASELRKENEAKSKDLNKFPSWQILDQELSAEAEKIWLLIEDEQGKMLKRIPVPAKKGFQKVSWNLKQSWSAAVTSQAMLDQMKNAKADWDKPFVEQMAAPGSYRATLILEEEGQIKTLGKTQTFEVKRLHEPYLKGQSFVEQEADVRKVRLMQESVMAAGAIIDEQKQKIELWKAAIQGSAVHPKTLAQKLHIMATSIRNMEQQLRGSAAKRNLQEKKMPTINDRMSPAIFALANSSYGLTPNHRSGLILAEEQLKEIGTQLTKLVESDIPSFERQLDEVGVPWTPGRPLPIMGTRISRSAQP; via the coding sequence ATGAGCAAAGTCTTAGATCTATCGCATCTCTACCAAATAAGCGAGGTTCACATGAGTTTAAAGCAATTCGCTTACATGTTAACGGTAACCACGAGCATGGCTTTACAGAGTAATTGTCATGCACAAAATCCACCACCAATCCTGGGTAAGGACATTGCGAAGTCCCTTGAACTTCGAGAGTTAGGGCCGGCCTTTATGTCTGGCAGAATTTCCGATATCGCCATTCATCCAAAGCAGCCCCATACTTGGTATATCGGTGTGGGATCGGGGGGTGTCTGGAAAACGAACAACGCTGGAGTCCAGTGGCAGCCAATTTTTGATGAGCAAAGTGTCTATTCGATTGGCGCACTCGCCATTGATCCCAATGCACCAGAAACAATTTGGGTTGGCACAGGCGAGAACGTAGGCGGACGTCACGTGAGCTTTGGAGATGGTGTCTACCGCAGCCTTAATGGTGGCAAAGACTGGCAAAACATGGGTCTTAAGAACTCCGAGCATATCTCTAAAATCATCGTTCACCCTAAAGACTCAAAAACTCTTTGGGTTGCTGCCCAAGGACCATTATGGAGTTCCGGCGGCGAGCGCGGCCTCTACCTTTCTAGAGACGGTGGGAAAAGCTGGAAGAAGACGCTCGGCGATAAAGAGTGGACCGGTGTGACTGACCTTGTGATCCACCCTAAGAACCCTGATATTTTATTCGCTGCTACTTGGCAGCGTCATCGTACTGTGGCTTCCTACATGGGTGGAGGTCCCAAAACAGCACTTTATCGATCGGATGATGGGGGCGAAAGCTGGCGTAAGCTAAGTGCCGGACTCCCGAAAGAATCCATGGGGAAAATCGGTTTAGGCATCTCTCCAATCAACCCCGATATCGTTTATGCGGCTATCGAACTGCATCGCCGACAAGGAGCCATTTACCGTAGTGACGACGGCGGTAATAATTGGCAAAAGATGTCAGACACTGTCTCTGGTGGTACGGGTCCTCACTACTATCAAGAGCTTTATGTGAGCCCCCATAAACTAGACTTGATTTACCTAGCTGATGTTTGGCTCCAAGTGTCTGAAGATGGTGGCAAGACCTTTAGAAAACTTGAAAATCAACAGAAACACTCCGATCATCATGCTCTGGCATTCAAGGACGACGATCCTAATTTCATGCTACTCGGATCTGATGGCGGTTTGTATGAGTCCTATGACAAGGGAGATAGCTGGCGATATGTGGAAAATCTTCCCACGCTGCAATTCTATAAGGTGGCCGTTGATGATGCCAAACCATTCTACAATATCTATGGCGGAACCCAGGACAATGCGAGTCAGCGTGGACCATCTCGAACACTCAATAATTACGGTATTCAAAACGCTGATTGGTCGGTTGTGCTCAGTGGGGATGGTCACCAACCTGCTACGGAACCAGGGACCGATAAGTTTTTCTATGCTCAGTGGCAACAGGGGCAGATTCATCGGATTGATTCGTTAACAGGTGAGAAGGTAAGTATTCGCCCACAGCCTGGAAAAAATGATCCCATTGAACGGGTGAATTGGGATGCACCTATCGTGGTAGATCCCAGCACTCCGCAACGAATCTACTTTGGTTCTCAGAGACTCTGGCGTTCCGATGACAGAGGTGACTCATGGACAGCAATATCACCAGATTTGACACGAAATGAAACTCGCCTAGACCTCCCGATCATGGGCAGAAAGTGGGGCTGGAATGCCCACTGGGATGTTTACGCCATGAGTGATTTCAATACCATTACAAATATATCACCTTCACCAAAGGACCCCAATCTTGTCTATGTAGGAACCGACGACGGAATCATTCAAATCACGGAGGATGGGGGTAAAAGCTGGCGGAAAGTCGATGTGGAGTCACTACCCGATGTTCCAGCCCGTGCCTTTGTCAACGATATCAAAGCAGACCGTTTCAATACCAATCGTGTCTACGTAGCCTTGGATCATCACAAGGAAGGAGATTTCAAGCCTTATGTCTATGTCAGTGATAATCGAGGCCGCAGCTGGCGCAGTCTGCGTGGAAATCTTCCAGATAATCATCTTGCTTGGCGAATCGTACAGGATCCAAAGAAGGCTAATATCCTATATCTAGGAACTGAGTTTGGCTTGTTTGTAAGCCTTAATAGTGGAAAAGCTTGGACCAAACTTGGCAATCTTCCAACGATTTCAGTTCGAGACATAGCTATTCATGAAAGAGAAAATGACTTGATAGTGGCAACTTTCGGTCGTGGAATTTGGGTGCTTGATGATCTTAGTCCTCTCCAAGAGTTCTCGCCTGAGATCAATAAAACAGTCGCTCATCTTTTCCCAGTTCGTGATGCATGGTGGTATATCGAGAAACAGCCTTATGGTTTCGGTAAGTATGGTTTTCAAGGAGCAAGCAAGTTTTTTGCTGATAATCCACCTTATGGAGCGGTATTCCAAGTTTTTGTCTCAGAAGATCTTAAGAGCGCCTCTGAGCTTCGCAAAGAGAACGAGGCCAAGAGCAAGGATCTCAATAAATTCCCAAGTTGGCAAATCTTGGATCAAGAGCTAAGTGCCGAAGCTGAGAAAATCTGGCTTCTGATTGAAGATGAGCAAGGCAAGATGCTCAAGAGAATCCCAGTTCCTGCTAAAAAGGGCTTCCAAAAAGTCTCCTGGAATCTAAAACAGTCCTGGTCTGCTGCGGTTACCAGCCAAGCTATGCTAGATCAGATGAAGAATGCAAAAGCAGATTGGGACAAGCCTTTCGTTGAGCAGATGGCTGCTCCAGGGAGTTATAGAGCTACCTTAATTTTGGAAGAGGAAGGTCAGATCAAAACCCTAGGCAAGACACAAACATTTGAAGTGAAACGATTGCATGAGCCGTATTTAAAGGGCCAAAGCTTTGTAGAACAGGAAGCAGATGTTCGAAAAGTGAGGTTGATGCAAGAATCAGTGATGGCAGCTGGTGCAATTATTGACGAGCAAAAACAAAAAATCGAACTCTGGAAAGCAGCCATCCAAGGGTCGGCTGTTCACCCTAAGACTCTTGCCCAGAAGCTTCACATCATGGCCACGAGTATCCGCAACATGGAACAGCAATTGAGAGGGTCAGCAGCGAAGAGGAATCTTCAAGAGAAGAAGATGCCGACTATCAATGATAGAATGTCTCCCGCTATTTTCGCATTGGCAAACTCTAGCTATGGTCTGACTCCCAATCATCGAAGTGGTTTGATATTGGCGGAAGAGCAGCTTAAGGAGATTGGTACGCAGCTGACTAAGTTAGTTGAGAGCGATATCCCTTCTTTCGAACGTCAGTTGGATGAAGTCGGTGTGCCCTGGACACCGGGGCGCCCTCTCCCTATTATGGGAACGCGGATCTCTCGATCTGCCCAGCCCTAA
- a CDS encoding TVP38/TMEM64 family protein: MSSLVQWLRKHERILLRIAAIFLILALLSIAIYQSDVFDLFMNRDRFDEARNYLLSFGSVGYFVFIFIVSLQVIIAPIPGQVTGLVGGYVYGPYLGTLLSSIGLGIGTMIVLILSRKFGRPFLEKLNSQEALAEVEILIKGYSERWFDRFQKGKEIGDQHSLLIFFLLMLLPAFPDDIICMVMGLGSIAIWKLVLLSVLGRLPGMLALSFTGAGLDLLPDWAFYVGLLGIAGMTIFGSYILKKIRGERY, from the coding sequence ATGTCAAGTCTTGTACAATGGTTGCGAAAACATGAGCGAATTCTCCTGAGGATCGCTGCTATTTTTCTGATACTAGCTTTGCTAAGTATTGCTATCTATCAGAGTGACGTATTTGATTTGTTCATGAATCGTGATCGGTTCGACGAAGCAAGAAATTACCTACTGTCGTTTGGATCAGTAGGCTATTTTGTATTCATATTCATAGTCAGCCTTCAAGTTATAATAGCGCCAATTCCTGGCCAAGTTACTGGTTTAGTAGGGGGCTATGTATACGGCCCTTATTTAGGAACCTTGCTTTCCAGCATAGGGCTAGGCATTGGCACAATGATCGTACTGATCTTAAGCAGAAAGTTTGGTCGGCCATTTCTAGAAAAGCTAAATTCTCAAGAGGCTCTAGCAGAAGTCGAAATATTAATAAAAGGCTACTCTGAAAGATGGTTTGATAGATTTCAGAAAGGTAAAGAAATTGGAGACCAGCACAGCCTGTTGATCTTCTTCTTGCTCATGCTATTACCTGCTTTTCCTGATGATATCATCTGCATGGTAATGGGGTTGGGCTCAATTGCAATTTGGAAATTGGTCTTGCTATCGGTTTTGGGGCGTTTACCAGGGATGCTGGCTTTAAGTTTTACTGGTGCAGGCTTGGATCTTCTCCCTGACTGGGCTTTCTATGTGGGATTGTTAGGCATCGCTGGGATGACTATATTTGGGTCTTATATCTTGAAAAAGATTAGAGGTGAACGTTATTGA
- a CDS encoding glutathione S-transferase family protein, whose product MADKNVILYTNPQSRGLIVQWMLEEIACPYEIKEVAYGSDMKSSPYRDINPMGKVPSLVHGDQIVTECAAICAYLADAFPEAQLAPAPSQRGNYYRWLFFAAGPLEAAVTNQSLELKIPEGKEQTIGYGDYDTTIATLVKAVCANPYIAGDKFSAADVYVGSHIAWGTRFNTIPLLEEFKVYLNKLSSRPAFQKILGS is encoded by the coding sequence ATGGCAGATAAAAACGTAATACTCTATACAAATCCCCAGTCAAGAGGCCTCATCGTTCAGTGGATGTTGGAGGAGATCGCATGTCCATACGAGATTAAGGAAGTCGCCTACGGTTCAGATATGAAGTCTAGTCCCTATCGAGACATCAATCCCATGGGTAAAGTTCCGAGCTTGGTCCATGGTGATCAAATCGTGACAGAATGCGCGGCAATATGCGCCTATTTAGCTGATGCATTTCCCGAAGCACAATTAGCCCCCGCACCAAGCCAGCGAGGAAACTACTATAGATGGTTGTTTTTTGCCGCTGGCCCACTTGAAGCCGCCGTAACCAATCAGTCTCTAGAACTTAAGATACCTGAAGGAAAGGAGCAAACTATTGGCTATGGTGACTACGACACAACAATCGCAACCTTGGTAAAAGCAGTCTGTGCGAATCCATATATTGCCGGAGATAAATTTTCTGCTGCTGACGTGTATGTAGGCTCACATATTGCCTGGGGCACTCGCTTTAATACGATACCTCTGCTAGAAGAGTTCAAAGTATATCTGAATAAGCTAAGCAGTCGGCCAGCCTTTCAGAAGATTTTGGGATCATAA